DNA sequence from the Octopus bimaculoides isolate UCB-OBI-ISO-001 chromosome 22, ASM119413v2, whole genome shotgun sequence genome:
AAAATTTtgttattgtcttcttttttgtttttaacattgtCAGGTGTATGTGCAATCTATGTACaggtatacgtatgtgtgtgattgaAAAGAAGTTAcagaagaaaatgttttcaaacaTATTTTGATCTTTCAAGATTaagtattatataacattatgctattttgtttaattttgtttgttcattcattcattttacatccaATGtatcatgctagcatggcttagatgaatacatattatgttgttgttgttattgccagatgcccttcctgtcactaacctttaTCTGTTTTCTATACatctttgaatgtataagagctgacagatgattttttttttgtttttgacaggGAATAAAAACAAGCTTCACCATTTGTAGTTCTGCACTTTTTCATGTAAagcacagaatgtaaacattcatacagaaacatacatacacacctgtacatgcatgcatacatacacacacgaaattgtgtgtgtgtggttgtgtggtaagaagtttacttcccaaccatatggttttgggttcagtcccactgcacaactccctcaacaagtgtcttttactataacccctgaataatgtagtcttagatagaTACAAGGGGTTgccaaaaagttcctggctttaagagtattgcaaaaggcctggctggaggcccaaccttctgagttcttttacagggctcagaaaaactgaaggaccgctgtcaataagtgtgtgaatctgagaagggaatatgttgcataaaatcataattaactgatcctcctgtattttcttttaccccaaagtcaggaacttttcagcaccccttcataaactgtgtctgaataaaaagtatgggatggtcatggttggaacgttTATGATCACAtgtggggctaaacaacaacactggATTATCTGTGTATGCATCAGGGATTCTCCTACTTGATTTAATCCAAGTTCGCTTAGGTACCATAAAttccactacttctactactacctcCTCCACTACtggtactattactactactactactggtctTTGTCTTAACAGAAATAGAGATGTATGAGAAGCTGATTAACGAGCAGCACCAGAAGAATTCTTTACTTGAATACAAAATATCTCAAATGGTAAGTGCTATTGTGTTTTTGAGAcagcttctttgtgtgtgtgtagtttgaggccctttttgttttaatcatttacattttaaccctttaactgagaagttaaatttcatggttattattccagaatgttattaaatatctaccaaaaaaaaaatagaattggtattttctgcaaaacATTGCCTAAGTAAACTTGACAGATCTCAACAGGAAATTGTTTCAAATACGACATTCCTCAATAAAAAACAGATTGGTGTATTAAACTGCTTTCCTCaattaagggtaatgaaattttgactgGATATATCCGATTTCACACAGTAAAAGGGTGAATCTGTTTAAGTGACATGCATATTTTTGAGTCATGGTTGCTTGCTTTGCTAGAAATGccagccaaatttcactcaaatcctACCTTTGTGGCTTAACATTTTGACTGTGAAATTACATTTCATGATTATTCCAATGAGGATGTTAGATTGCTACCTAAAaattagaattggtattttctgcaaatcaTGTTGCTTCAAAAAGCTTGATAGATCTTCATcaatatcattgtttaacgtccattttccattctggctTGGATTGGATGGTTCGATATGGAGCTGGCTAGCTGGGAGCCGTCCAGaatccaattgtctgttgtggtatggtttctacagctggatgcccttcctaatgccaaccacttaacagtgtgctaggtacttttatatgccactggcatgagtgcatttaCACAGTGCCAGCAttgtatccagctgtaaaaatcatgccaaagcagaccctgccaatgctggtgccacataaaaagcacctaggcCACTTTAGTAAAGTAATTggctttaggaaggacatccagccataacaaccatgccagaacagacagtgAAACCTGCTGCAGttttctggtttgccagctcctgtcaaacagttcaacccatgccagcatggaaaacagacattaaatgactataatgatgatgatgatgattacagcagtgatgatgatgacagttgatAATTAAAAAGGATATTATGGAATGAGATGAATATTAGTGTAGACCAACCAGTATGTTAGAAAAAGCAGTTTCTTGTGATTTATTGCTAATTCCTCAACCCTAACCTAATTAACAATTTCTTGTCATGTTTTATGTGTCTCTGTTTGGCATGTTCATAACCATTATTCATAATTTCTTCTTCCAGAAAGAGCAGCTGCAGGAAGAGATATTGGAGTCGAAATGCTGCCAGATTAGATCTGACACTTTGAATAAACAGAAAAGAGATCTACAAGAGAGATATGAGACCTACACAAAAATACTGGTTTGTTTATTAAACTAgctatataaatttgtgtgtgtgtgtgtgtataaaagttgaATCAGGTTGAGTCTGTTTTTTGCCAAAaggtaacttagctgtttgattcatagaggtcgataaaatatatacttggCTTCAATAGATACTGGGTCAGATCTGATTGACTAAAATCCCTCAGGAGCAGTACCGTAGCATGCcaacagtcatatgactgaaaccagtaaaggaatatatacacatatatacacacacatatatatatatataNNNNNNNNNNNNNNNNNNNNNNNNNNNNNNNNNNNNNNNNNNNNNNNNNNNNNNNNNNNNNNNNNNNNNNNNNNNNNNNNNNNNNNNNNNNNNNNNNNNNNNNNNNNNNNNNNNNNNNNNNNNNNNNNNNNNNNNNNNNNNNNNNNNNNNNNNNNNNNNNNNNNNNNNNNNNNNNNNNNNNNNNNNNNNNNNNNNNNNNNNNNNNNNNNNNNNNNNNNNNNNNNNNNNNNNNNNNNNNNNNNNNNNNNNNNNNNNNNNNNNNNNNNNNNNNNNNNNNNNNNNNNNNNNNNNNNNNNNNNNNNNNNNNNNNNNNNNNNNNNNNNNNNNNNNNNNNNNNNNNNNNNNNNNNNNNNNNNNNNNNNNNNtttttaaaaaaatgtcaacatctttatatcatataaataaattattcatatatccattttccttctttcaatatatgtatatatatatatatatatatatatatatatatatgattctgtcCAACctatgtgaagtggttggtgttaggaagggcatccatccatagaaaccacaccagaACAAACAATGGAGCCTGATGCatcccctggccttaccagctctggtcaaaccgtccaacctatgccagcatgaaaaatgagcgttaaatgatgatgatgatgatatatgcccccagcatggccacagtctaataaacgaaacatacaaaagaaaaaaaagacactcTTACTCTCACAAGACGAACACCCAACCATTCCATGTAATCATTAAACAATTTGATCTTGTGCTCTCTCGAgagttctttgtttatattttctctcttgtttatatttaactcCTTAACTACCAAAGATAAGAAGTCTTGGATTTCAAAGAAAGACGGTCATCGGCTCCCAAAGAAATGCagtcttttctttctgttgttgcttCTTTGTTGTTTGCATTGAATTCCTACAGATAACCAGTCTCGGACTTGGTTTCTCAGACAAAGTCGAAAGGTATTTTTATGTTCAGACTATAGGCAACCGTTTCTTTACCTTCTTGGAATctggtttatgtatttatgtctgtgatAGTTTCACATGTGATGCGTGCAGCcaatttctttacacacacacacaccatatttgcCTTACACTAagtctgcttttttttctttgttcctctctttctcctcctactCTCTACATAGTGTAACAAAtcatatatggcatatatatatatatatttatatatatatatacacatacactccatcaaatgtaatgcttatttattcagattgtcCAAATTAATCACGCATTACCTCCAAAGCTTTCAGATTCCGACGATGCGATTGTAtgtttttagagtgacattgcagagtaggtttgagaggccagatctggccagtttgaagaaagaaaaaagccagaatatttgggctgaatctggccagtttaaatactaaatggtcatcatcatcatccttgaatgtccgtttttcatgctggcatggattggacagtttgaccagaactggtaagctggtgagctgcactaggttcctgtctgatttggctgggtttttacagctggatgcccttcctaatgccaaccactatgttggtgtgtgtgtgctgggtgcttttaacgggGCACCAGCACAGGTTAATAgatgataaatgtttttatattcgCACCTATGCCTTGTATCAATCAGTTTAATCTCAAAAATTCCTTAGGTCTCATTGCTGGATGTGTATGCAGCCCAAGACTAGGTTTGAGCTTGGCACCTTTATTTCTAAAACTAAATGTGGGAATGTTCTTATTTTGTAGAACACTGATGCTTGTAGGAGTGGCATCCATgcttgtgtaatcagctaatgactCAAGCACCCAATTCAAAttgataataatggaattggatagTGACAAGAGTCATGGGAATCCATaaaagcagcatatatatatatatatatatatatatatatatatatatatatatattgtgttatatccTAAAGCATGGGCCCCCCACTCTGTTTGCCCTAATTTGCTTTTGACAAACCTTCAGTATAGTCACTTGAACTATTtcaaacaacagccaaattttcttcaaagaccttactgtcttaaaagaaaaacattaaaaacacattggataatggaaTCCTAGACATATTATGTCTGAATGAAAGATGAGAAATTTTGAAACTGGAACATCTTTTGATCAAAACCGGTTCTACTTCCTGTTTCACAGTTCACTTATTGCTCGGAGAAAAGATCTTCATTCAACTGTGAAAAAACAACTACTGAAATAACTCAACCATCccagccatgcaagcatggaaacagTATGCAGACAGTACTACCGGCAGagacagctatcatcatcatcattatcatgcatctgcttttccatgctagcatagatcgGAGGAGTTGCCTTAACCTGATTCCTTTTTCATACGATCATGAGTCGAACCACTAAGACAGACTTGGGTATATaataactgtctatctatctttctatccttcTTTCCTTTGTCTATATGTTGTATTATTGTACCACTGTATCACTCTGTATTACTGTACGCTACACTGTACCAGTGTAACACATCACAACACTAGTTCGTACCACTATACTGTACCTGTGTCTCTCTATCACTAGAACAACACCAAACAGCAGTGGCGCCAGGAGTTTGTGGAGTTCTGTAATGAGGTGCCAATCTTCCTCAATACACATGGCCTGATGGCTTCTACCAGGAAAAATGGTAACATTGCCAtcaagagagaaatggagaaacttcTTGAAGAAGAAAAACTCTTGAAAACCAGTAAGTTTAACATAAGACTGTTTTAAATCCATTAATTTTGTCTGTATTTCTCGTAAAATATTATGTACAAAGGGTGCTTTAAGGGCTATCACacaaggcctggctggaggcccatccttccaagttcttttacagggcttagaaaaactgaaagaccgcttgcaataagtgtgtggatcgggcgagctggcagaaatgttagcgtgctgggcaaaaggcttagcagtatttcctgtctttacgttctgagtcaatgtaatcgactctcctcctttcccccaaatttcaggctttgttcctGGAGTAGAAACAACTATTTTCCCTTCCTCTATTAAACTTCCCTTTTGTTTCAGTAAAgggtttttttaattgttaacaACAgaggaattaaatattttctagatAAAGCTGATCCCTATTTATGTTGAAACCCTAGTTTGTTTTAACAGAAGGTCTACAACTGCCACTGACCAATGGACAGACTTAAAACAGAAAGTACAcaggtgtggcaagaagcttgcttcccaaccacatggttctcagttcagtcacactgtgtggcaccttgggcaagtgtcttctatagccttgtgagtggatttggtagacagaaactgaaagaagcccatcatatatatgtgtgtgtgtgtctcccaccaCTTCCTGACGACCAGTgacatttagtgtccattttccatgctggcatggattagatggctTGAGAGGAACTAGCAAGGCCAGGGGCCCACACCAAGTCTCATAgttttttggcttggtttctatggatgctggatgcccttcctaatgccagccagggtattttttatgtggtactatcaccagtgctttttacatggtaccaacagACACAGCAATCCTTCCATGAAATATGTCCCTCTTCTAAATCTGAGATTCTTTCAATCTCCCTAAAAATCCAtcacaatttttctttctgttttgtaaaAGACTTCAAGAATTATGAAGATATTTCAGAGAAgttgaagaatttaaataatcaatatcAACAGCTCCAACATCAACTTGAAGAACAAGACAAAGCAGTTGATGGTAAGTTCTACCTTTTTTGCTCACAACTTGCGTCATAGATACAGGCCACATACTCCCGCACATGCATAACCACATACATTCAAAgacacatcatttaatgtccaattttctgTGCTTACcttggatcagatggaatttgttgaggcagatttctctatagctggatgcccttcctgttgccaagccTCATTCATTTCCAACcaacatcatttgtatgatggtgatgtacaaggatacacacatgcatgcactcacacacatgacaagcttgtttcagtttctgtctatctatataagcatagctatgtggttaagaagcttgcttcccagccatgtagtcttgggttcggtcccacttgtggaaccttgggcaagtgttttctactctagaccTTAGCTGGCCAAGTCTTTGTGCATTGATTTGATGGGCAGATACTGAAACcagcttggtgtgtgtgtgtgtgtgtgtgtgtgtgtgcgcgtgaaggTATACTCTTGTACTGACATATCACATGATAGTTATGAACGAGCATCGccatcatacaaatgatgttatttggaaatgggttggcaacagaaagaaaatctgcctcaacaaataaatataagctTTCTTTTTCCTACACCATAATACCAAAGAAAAGATCAGCCAGTATTATACATGAGAGTTTCCATATGACAGTCTGCTATGATATTCACCTAAAGTAGTAAACGATAAGCTAAATTGATTAATAATTGGTTATTGGGTGTTTTAATCTCTCATCAATTACAGAGCTGAAGGTGGAGAAGGAAATATACTCTGACAAGTTACAGAAGTTAACTAAAGAAAAACATGAAGTTGACTGCAAACCAAAAACTGATCCCTATTTCCTTGGGTAAGATTGTAATTGTCATTTTTGCTGTCTCTTCTCAAACATATCAACAGGTTTGGTTTAgagttaattttaaatttcactttTCTTATAATTGTAGAACCATTTAGACACAAtttttaacaatgatgatgatgataattgcatTAACCCTACTCCCCTCCCcggtggtcaactggtacttattttatcaacacacaAGTCCTTCATTTCAATGGCTGTTTTGCATAACTGTGGTTTTCAACTGGTTGATCACCTTCTCTGTTCACCTGATTTggtcccatctgactatcatctattCCCCAATATGTAAAACCACTTGGCTTGAAACTAGCAGTGCCAGTAATGAAGACCTCATATCTGCTATTGATGACTTTTGGCGAACAGGATGAGAGCTTCTTCAtgaatgggatccaagcactgcagcatggatggaagaagtgtgtggactccAAGGGGTGGGGACTATGGTGAAAAATAAAACgtcatttggttacattccatgagagtatttaggatcagcctatgaacttttcagccaaccctgGCATGTTTCATCTTTTAGGATTCATAAAAGAAAGTGCTTATAATGATCCTTAGAGGGTCCTATCATTATCGTTACCATCAccttcatcgtcattatcatcatgttcAATGTTGTGTTTCAGACTACATAGTGAGACTGTGAATCAGCAGAGGGAGTATGACCACTTGAGGAAACAGTGTGAGCAGAAAATCTTGCAGTTGAAGCATCTTCAacaaaaacacagcaaaaataaGTCAAAATTAGCTAAACCCATGTTAAAAtgaatgcggtgctccagcatggctgcagtcaaattgctgaaacaagtaaaagaatatttaatctatttattctacttcctctaTATCTCATATatagcattctctctctctctctctctctctatatatatatatgctttactaAAAAGCAGCAAAACTATACCATACTTTTATTGACTTTTTGTTTCCTCCTCACATAAGCCAAAAACAAACCCTGGAAGAGCATACCTTtaatgcaagtctgatgaagtgccactcTAATGTCTAAGAACCACAAATATTACGTGaattttcattttgaactttTGCATAAACTGACATTgaaagcagagttggtacagaaacaattgtaacgaatcaTTAAAGATGCCTTCAACTATTTCTTTGCCTTACTATTTGAATTAtatcagctgtaaaaatcctgccgaAACAGTTAcaggctcctgtcaaaccgtcccaaCCATTATTAGGAATTGGATAAAaagaaattgctaaaatattttgtctattgtggatacataaccaatttattgctcataacaCCTTACACGGATCCCAGTTTAGGACCCCGACTTTATAGTATAGATTAAGTCTGTTCAAGGGACGCAACTGTGGTTGCTACCAAGGGAAGTAACTTACGCCTCATCAAGGGAGATAACATTGCtagctaacaaaaaaaaaaaaaaaattttgctgaGCTGACTtttcaagaaaacattttcaactcactaatatttctttttaaagtcccAGGATTACTTTCAATGTCTGCCTGTCTCCTATTTGGgaagcaagcaagcttcttacaacacagccacgcctatatatatatatatatatatatatacacgacaggtatTTTTCTTGGCTCGGTAAGGAATCTGccttacacataatatatatattatataactggtCAGAAGAGATGTGAGCTGAGAGAATGGTTAGAACATTAACCTCTGATACCAACCTTCTTTATATGTCAAACCAAATAATTTCCTTGTAGTGCTGCTGAGTAAATGTAAGTTTTTATAAGATGGTGTTATTTCTGTGTGCGGACAGGATACCAAAGGACAAGAAGCTGACTGGacacaataataaaagaaaaacattctaaGTACATAGTTTGACCCATTCATCAATTTAGCACTTAAGATTTAACgagattaaatttttaatttttgtacatCTTTTTGGCATCTTGTCTGTTCAGTTTCTTGTCGTTTGGCCTCCCATCCGTGTACTCTTATATCTTCTGAGTGTTCAATCAATGCCAGTGTTCCTCAAGGCTCTATTCTTGATCCAACACTATTTCTCCTCTTCACCAACCATCTTCCAGCCTCTATCTTCTTCAATTCATCAATGTTTATGC
Encoded proteins:
- the LOC106874164 gene encoding serine/threonine-protein kinase 10 isoform X1; the encoded protein is MEPSFDKLFNQILEAEQIAEKIRNDSLKEIEMYEKLINEQHQKNSLLEYKISQMKEQLQEEILESKCCQIRSDTLNKQKRDLQERYETYTKILNNTKQQWRQEFVEFCNEVPIFLNTHGLMASTRKNGNIAIKREMEKLLEEEKLLKTNFKNYEDISEKLKNLNNQYQQLQHQLEEQDKAVDELKVEKEIYSDKLQKLTKEKHEVDCKPKTDPYFLGLHSETVNQQREYDHLRKQCEQKILQLKHLQQKHSKNKSKLAKPMLK
- the LOC106874164 gene encoding serine/threonine-protein kinase 10 isoform X2, translating into MYEKLINEQHQKNSLLEYKISQMKEQLQEEILESKCCQIRSDTLNKQKRDLQERYETYTKILNNTKQQWRQEFVEFCNEVPIFLNTHGLMASTRKNGNIAIKREMEKLLEEEKLLKTNFKNYEDISEKLKNLNNQYQQLQHQLEEQDKAVDELKVEKEIYSDKLQKLTKEKHEVDCKPKTDPYFLGLHSETVNQQREYDHLRKQCEQKILQLKHLQQKHSKNKSKLAKPMLK